A region from the Panicum hallii strain FIL2 chromosome 1, PHallii_v3.1, whole genome shotgun sequence genome encodes:
- the LOC112902567 gene encoding formin-like protein 10 isoform X1 — MRSLRFVLLFVAAAALIKLSGGVQAEEDWERFLLQWRHHSSLPSPLLNGDLVDKIWSICLRDMVGAEEILGNVMSFASDELLSHLSEIVLKTVLFLELLALLSHENLSTTCDCIRANYFGLGIPQESSVALGTYLESHELLLGSNFYSRRHLTGQSIGDAPSMAPAFVPSMSSSDEVQFPQSVTETPSTPSDSLNTEPPNQPHHHKPAQKHQGVPPISPLEKHKNYVKLVLIAVLPTAAFSFIAAFLIFYCCGCNKSKVSVSEQRDDHPLLHMQLAIVPGSSPDARCPASPLHKDDQMVGPSKAGVSMGQCFSCCFKGSSDTTSASQVIGGTLENDATSDAPKPMPPPPPPPPPPPPIKKAPPPPPGPPKGSKATLAQLSPVESSRSEGSSTGEQTSESSEAEVNAPRAKLRPLYWDKVLANPDHSMAWHDIKFGSFHVNEDMIEELFGYSTANKNILKDKELPSTDTGSQNISLLNVKKSCNLAVVFKAMNVRVQEIHDALIEGNELPRVLLETILRMKPTDEEEQKLRLYNGDFSQLGLAEQVMKALIDIPFAFKRINALLFMSSLQEDASSLRDSFLQLEAACGELKHRLFLKLLEAVLKTGNRLNDGTFHGGANAFKLDTLLKLSDVKGADGKTTLLHFVVREIIRSEGIREARLATESGTSPSTSTSDDNANGSLEEDGDYYSRRGLKIVSGLSTEMDNVKRVAALDAEALSASVMNLSHELLKSKEILSKIAMIEEKSGFRHSFESFVEFADNETNFLMKEEKRLRSLVKKTIRYFHGNDSKDDDFRLFVIVRDFLVMLDKACKEVGASQKGTNKSRSNGNGIPTSQSIQQEQQFPAAIDDHSDSSDSND, encoded by the exons ATGAGGAGCTTAAGATTTGTGTTGCTATTTGTGGCGGCTGCAGCATTGATCAAGCTGTCAGGAGGAGTACAGGCGGAGGAAGACTGGGAGCGCTTCTTGCTGCAGTGGAGGCACCATTCTTCTCTTCCATCGCCACTTTTGAATGGGGATCTG GTTGACAAAATATGGTCAATTTGCTTAAGGGACATGGTTGGTGCGGAGGAAATATTGGGCAATGTAATGTCATTTGCTTCAGATGAACTGTTGAGTCATTTGTCAGAGATTGTTTTGAAGACTGTGTTGTTTCTGGAGCTTCTAGCACTTCTTTCCCATGAAAATTTATCTACTACCTGTGATTGTATCCGTGCAAACTACTTTGGTTTGGGCATTCCACAAGAATCCAGTGTTGCACTAGGCACCTATCTTGAGAGCCACGAGCTGTTACTTGGTTCAAACTTCTATTCGAGAAGGCATTTGACTGGTCAATCAATTGGAGATGCTCCTTCCATGGCTCCAGCTTTTGTTCCATCCATGTCCTCCAGTGATGAAGTTCAGTTTCCCCAATCTGTTACAGAAACACCATCTACGCCTTCCGACTCTCTCAACACTGAACCTCCCAACCAACCTCATCACCATAAACCTGCACAGAAACATCAGGGAGTGCCTCCAATTTCACCACTGGAGAAGCATAAAAACTATGTTAAATTAGTCTTAATTGCAGTTCTTCCGACGGCAGCATTCTCATTCATTGCTGCATTTCTAATTTTCTACTGCTGTGGATGCAACAAAAGCAAGGTCTCTGTCAGTGAGCAACGAGATGACCATCCTCTTCTTCACATGCAATTGGCTATTGTGCCAG GTTCATCACCCGATGCTCGTTGTCCTGCCAGTCCACTTCACAAGGATGATCAAATGGTTGGGCCTTCTAAGGCTGGAGTCAGCATGGGTCAGTGCTTTTCATGCTGTTTTAAAGGATCATCTGACACCACATCAGCTTCACAAGTGATTGGAGGAACACTAGAGAACGATGCCACAAGTGATGCTCCTAAACCAAtgccaccgcctccgccgcctccacctccgccacctcccATCAAGAAGGCTCCTCCTCCCCCACCTGGACCTCCCAAAGGTTCAAAAGCAACACTTGCTCAGCTGTCACCTGTTGAGTCAAGTCGTTCTGAGGGATCATCTACTGGCGAGCAGACCAGCGAATCATCTGAAGCCGAAGTTAATGCTCCAAGAGCCAAACTTCGACCTCTCTATTGGGATAAAGTTCTTGCTAATCCTGATCACTCGATGGCATGGCATGACATcaaatttggttcttttca TGTGAACGAGGACATGATAGAGGAATTGTTCGGTTATAGCACTGCCAACAAAAATATCCTCAAGGACAAGGAACTCCCCTCCACGGATACTGGTTCTCAGAACATTTCTCTTCTCAATGTTAAGAAATCATGCAACCTGGCAGTTGTTTTTAAGGCAATGAATGTCAGAGTACAAGAAATTCATGACGCTCTCATTGAAG GGAATGAACTTCCTAGGGTGCTTCTTGAGACAATCTTGAGAATGAAGCCAACCGATGAGGAGGAGCAGAAGCTCAGGCTCTATAACGGGGATTTCTCACAACTAGGCCTTGCAGAACAAGTAATGAAAGCACTAATTGATATACCTTTTGCTTTCAAAAGGATCAATGCTTTGCTTTTCATGTCCTCCTTACAAGAAGATGCTTCAAGTCTCAGGGATTCATTCCTCCAGTTGGAG GCTGCTTGTGGGGAACTAAAGCACCGCCTTTTTCTGAAGTTACTAGAAGCTGTTCTCAAAACCGGAAACCGTTTGAATGATGGGACTTTCCATGGTGGTGCTAATGCATTCAAGCTGGACACCCTTCTGAAATTATCGGATGTCAAGGGTGCCGATGGAAAGACCACATTGCTTCACTTTGTTGTTCGAGAGATCATCCGCTCTGAAGGTATCCGTGAAGCAAGGTTGGCCACGGAAAGTGGAACAAGTCCATCTACTAGTACTTCAGATGACAATGCCAATGGATCTCTTGAAGAAGATGGCGATTACTACTCCCGCCGTGGCCTTAAGATTGTTTCAGGACTCAGTACAGAGATGGACAATGTCAAGAGGGTAGCTGCACTAGATGCTGAAGCTTTGTCTGCCAGTGTGATGAACCTCAGTCATGAGTTGCTGAAATCAAAGGAGATCCTGAGTAAGATTGCAATGATAGAAGAAAAGAGTGGATTCCGCCACTCATTCGAAAGCTTTGTGGAATTTGCAGATAATGAGACAAATTTTTTGATGAAAGAAGAGAAGAGGTTGAGATCATTAGTGAAGAAAACAATCCGATATTTTCATGGAAATGACTCTAAAGATGACGATTTTCGGTTGTTTGTGATTGTAAGAGATTTCTTGGTGATGCTAGATAAGGCATGCAAGGAAGTTGGAGCATCACAGAAGGGTACAAATAAATCACGAAGCAATGGCAATGGCATCCCTACATCCCAGTCAATCCAACAGGAGCAACAGTTCCCTGCTGCTATAGATGACCATTCAGATAGTTCAGACTCTAACGATTGA
- the LOC112902567 gene encoding formin-like protein 10 isoform X2: MQVDKIWSICLRDMVGAEEILGNVMSFASDELLSHLSEIVLKTVLFLELLALLSHENLSTTCDCIRANYFGLGIPQESSVALGTYLESHELLLGSNFYSRRHLTGQSIGDAPSMAPAFVPSMSSSDEVQFPQSVTETPSTPSDSLNTEPPNQPHHHKPAQKHQGVPPISPLEKHKNYVKLVLIAVLPTAAFSFIAAFLIFYCCGCNKSKVSVSEQRDDHPLLHMQLAIVPGSSPDARCPASPLHKDDQMVGPSKAGVSMGQCFSCCFKGSSDTTSASQVIGGTLENDATSDAPKPMPPPPPPPPPPPPIKKAPPPPPGPPKGSKATLAQLSPVESSRSEGSSTGEQTSESSEAEVNAPRAKLRPLYWDKVLANPDHSMAWHDIKFGSFHVNEDMIEELFGYSTANKNILKDKELPSTDTGSQNISLLNVKKSCNLAVVFKAMNVRVQEIHDALIEGNELPRVLLETILRMKPTDEEEQKLRLYNGDFSQLGLAEQVMKALIDIPFAFKRINALLFMSSLQEDASSLRDSFLQLEAACGELKHRLFLKLLEAVLKTGNRLNDGTFHGGANAFKLDTLLKLSDVKGADGKTTLLHFVVREIIRSEGIREARLATESGTSPSTSTSDDNANGSLEEDGDYYSRRGLKIVSGLSTEMDNVKRVAALDAEALSASVMNLSHELLKSKEILSKIAMIEEKSGFRHSFESFVEFADNETNFLMKEEKRLRSLVKKTIRYFHGNDSKDDDFRLFVIVRDFLVMLDKACKEVGASQKGTNKSRSNGNGIPTSQSIQQEQQFPAAIDDHSDSSDSND; the protein is encoded by the exons ATGCAGGTTGACAAAATATGGTCAATTTGCTTAAGGGACATGGTTGGTGCGGAGGAAATATTGGGCAATGTAATGTCATTTGCTTCAGATGAACTGTTGAGTCATTTGTCAGAGATTGTTTTGAAGACTGTGTTGTTTCTGGAGCTTCTAGCACTTCTTTCCCATGAAAATTTATCTACTACCTGTGATTGTATCCGTGCAAACTACTTTGGTTTGGGCATTCCACAAGAATCCAGTGTTGCACTAGGCACCTATCTTGAGAGCCACGAGCTGTTACTTGGTTCAAACTTCTATTCGAGAAGGCATTTGACTGGTCAATCAATTGGAGATGCTCCTTCCATGGCTCCAGCTTTTGTTCCATCCATGTCCTCCAGTGATGAAGTTCAGTTTCCCCAATCTGTTACAGAAACACCATCTACGCCTTCCGACTCTCTCAACACTGAACCTCCCAACCAACCTCATCACCATAAACCTGCACAGAAACATCAGGGAGTGCCTCCAATTTCACCACTGGAGAAGCATAAAAACTATGTTAAATTAGTCTTAATTGCAGTTCTTCCGACGGCAGCATTCTCATTCATTGCTGCATTTCTAATTTTCTACTGCTGTGGATGCAACAAAAGCAAGGTCTCTGTCAGTGAGCAACGAGATGACCATCCTCTTCTTCACATGCAATTGGCTATTGTGCCAG GTTCATCACCCGATGCTCGTTGTCCTGCCAGTCCACTTCACAAGGATGATCAAATGGTTGGGCCTTCTAAGGCTGGAGTCAGCATGGGTCAGTGCTTTTCATGCTGTTTTAAAGGATCATCTGACACCACATCAGCTTCACAAGTGATTGGAGGAACACTAGAGAACGATGCCACAAGTGATGCTCCTAAACCAAtgccaccgcctccgccgcctccacctccgccacctcccATCAAGAAGGCTCCTCCTCCCCCACCTGGACCTCCCAAAGGTTCAAAAGCAACACTTGCTCAGCTGTCACCTGTTGAGTCAAGTCGTTCTGAGGGATCATCTACTGGCGAGCAGACCAGCGAATCATCTGAAGCCGAAGTTAATGCTCCAAGAGCCAAACTTCGACCTCTCTATTGGGATAAAGTTCTTGCTAATCCTGATCACTCGATGGCATGGCATGACATcaaatttggttcttttca TGTGAACGAGGACATGATAGAGGAATTGTTCGGTTATAGCACTGCCAACAAAAATATCCTCAAGGACAAGGAACTCCCCTCCACGGATACTGGTTCTCAGAACATTTCTCTTCTCAATGTTAAGAAATCATGCAACCTGGCAGTTGTTTTTAAGGCAATGAATGTCAGAGTACAAGAAATTCATGACGCTCTCATTGAAG GGAATGAACTTCCTAGGGTGCTTCTTGAGACAATCTTGAGAATGAAGCCAACCGATGAGGAGGAGCAGAAGCTCAGGCTCTATAACGGGGATTTCTCACAACTAGGCCTTGCAGAACAAGTAATGAAAGCACTAATTGATATACCTTTTGCTTTCAAAAGGATCAATGCTTTGCTTTTCATGTCCTCCTTACAAGAAGATGCTTCAAGTCTCAGGGATTCATTCCTCCAGTTGGAG GCTGCTTGTGGGGAACTAAAGCACCGCCTTTTTCTGAAGTTACTAGAAGCTGTTCTCAAAACCGGAAACCGTTTGAATGATGGGACTTTCCATGGTGGTGCTAATGCATTCAAGCTGGACACCCTTCTGAAATTATCGGATGTCAAGGGTGCCGATGGAAAGACCACATTGCTTCACTTTGTTGTTCGAGAGATCATCCGCTCTGAAGGTATCCGTGAAGCAAGGTTGGCCACGGAAAGTGGAACAAGTCCATCTACTAGTACTTCAGATGACAATGCCAATGGATCTCTTGAAGAAGATGGCGATTACTACTCCCGCCGTGGCCTTAAGATTGTTTCAGGACTCAGTACAGAGATGGACAATGTCAAGAGGGTAGCTGCACTAGATGCTGAAGCTTTGTCTGCCAGTGTGATGAACCTCAGTCATGAGTTGCTGAAATCAAAGGAGATCCTGAGTAAGATTGCAATGATAGAAGAAAAGAGTGGATTCCGCCACTCATTCGAAAGCTTTGTGGAATTTGCAGATAATGAGACAAATTTTTTGATGAAAGAAGAGAAGAGGTTGAGATCATTAGTGAAGAAAACAATCCGATATTTTCATGGAAATGACTCTAAAGATGACGATTTTCGGTTGTTTGTGATTGTAAGAGATTTCTTGGTGATGCTAGATAAGGCATGCAAGGAAGTTGGAGCATCACAGAAGGGTACAAATAAATCACGAAGCAATGGCAATGGCATCCCTACATCCCAGTCAATCCAACAGGAGCAACAGTTCCCTGCTGCTATAGATGACCATTCAGATAGTTCAGACTCTAACGATTGA
- the LOC112902567 gene encoding formin-like protein 10 isoform X3, producing the protein MVGAEEILGNVMSFASDELLSHLSEIVLKTVLFLELLALLSHENLSTTCDCIRANYFGLGIPQESSVALGTYLESHELLLGSNFYSRRHLTGQSIGDAPSMAPAFVPSMSSSDEVQFPQSVTETPSTPSDSLNTEPPNQPHHHKPAQKHQGVPPISPLEKHKNYVKLVLIAVLPTAAFSFIAAFLIFYCCGCNKSKVSVSEQRDDHPLLHMQLAIVPGSSPDARCPASPLHKDDQMVGPSKAGVSMGQCFSCCFKGSSDTTSASQVIGGTLENDATSDAPKPMPPPPPPPPPPPPIKKAPPPPPGPPKGSKATLAQLSPVESSRSEGSSTGEQTSESSEAEVNAPRAKLRPLYWDKVLANPDHSMAWHDIKFGSFHVNEDMIEELFGYSTANKNILKDKELPSTDTGSQNISLLNVKKSCNLAVVFKAMNVRVQEIHDALIEGNELPRVLLETILRMKPTDEEEQKLRLYNGDFSQLGLAEQVMKALIDIPFAFKRINALLFMSSLQEDASSLRDSFLQLEAACGELKHRLFLKLLEAVLKTGNRLNDGTFHGGANAFKLDTLLKLSDVKGADGKTTLLHFVVREIIRSEGIREARLATESGTSPSTSTSDDNANGSLEEDGDYYSRRGLKIVSGLSTEMDNVKRVAALDAEALSASVMNLSHELLKSKEILSKIAMIEEKSGFRHSFESFVEFADNETNFLMKEEKRLRSLVKKTIRYFHGNDSKDDDFRLFVIVRDFLVMLDKACKEVGASQKGTNKSRSNGNGIPTSQSIQQEQQFPAAIDDHSDSSDSND; encoded by the exons ATGGTTGGTGCGGAGGAAATATTGGGCAATGTAATGTCATTTGCTTCAGATGAACTGTTGAGTCATTTGTCAGAGATTGTTTTGAAGACTGTGTTGTTTCTGGAGCTTCTAGCACTTCTTTCCCATGAAAATTTATCTACTACCTGTGATTGTATCCGTGCAAACTACTTTGGTTTGGGCATTCCACAAGAATCCAGTGTTGCACTAGGCACCTATCTTGAGAGCCACGAGCTGTTACTTGGTTCAAACTTCTATTCGAGAAGGCATTTGACTGGTCAATCAATTGGAGATGCTCCTTCCATGGCTCCAGCTTTTGTTCCATCCATGTCCTCCAGTGATGAAGTTCAGTTTCCCCAATCTGTTACAGAAACACCATCTACGCCTTCCGACTCTCTCAACACTGAACCTCCCAACCAACCTCATCACCATAAACCTGCACAGAAACATCAGGGAGTGCCTCCAATTTCACCACTGGAGAAGCATAAAAACTATGTTAAATTAGTCTTAATTGCAGTTCTTCCGACGGCAGCATTCTCATTCATTGCTGCATTTCTAATTTTCTACTGCTGTGGATGCAACAAAAGCAAGGTCTCTGTCAGTGAGCAACGAGATGACCATCCTCTTCTTCACATGCAATTGGCTATTGTGCCAG GTTCATCACCCGATGCTCGTTGTCCTGCCAGTCCACTTCACAAGGATGATCAAATGGTTGGGCCTTCTAAGGCTGGAGTCAGCATGGGTCAGTGCTTTTCATGCTGTTTTAAAGGATCATCTGACACCACATCAGCTTCACAAGTGATTGGAGGAACACTAGAGAACGATGCCACAAGTGATGCTCCTAAACCAAtgccaccgcctccgccgcctccacctccgccacctcccATCAAGAAGGCTCCTCCTCCCCCACCTGGACCTCCCAAAGGTTCAAAAGCAACACTTGCTCAGCTGTCACCTGTTGAGTCAAGTCGTTCTGAGGGATCATCTACTGGCGAGCAGACCAGCGAATCATCTGAAGCCGAAGTTAATGCTCCAAGAGCCAAACTTCGACCTCTCTATTGGGATAAAGTTCTTGCTAATCCTGATCACTCGATGGCATGGCATGACATcaaatttggttcttttca TGTGAACGAGGACATGATAGAGGAATTGTTCGGTTATAGCACTGCCAACAAAAATATCCTCAAGGACAAGGAACTCCCCTCCACGGATACTGGTTCTCAGAACATTTCTCTTCTCAATGTTAAGAAATCATGCAACCTGGCAGTTGTTTTTAAGGCAATGAATGTCAGAGTACAAGAAATTCATGACGCTCTCATTGAAG GGAATGAACTTCCTAGGGTGCTTCTTGAGACAATCTTGAGAATGAAGCCAACCGATGAGGAGGAGCAGAAGCTCAGGCTCTATAACGGGGATTTCTCACAACTAGGCCTTGCAGAACAAGTAATGAAAGCACTAATTGATATACCTTTTGCTTTCAAAAGGATCAATGCTTTGCTTTTCATGTCCTCCTTACAAGAAGATGCTTCAAGTCTCAGGGATTCATTCCTCCAGTTGGAG GCTGCTTGTGGGGAACTAAAGCACCGCCTTTTTCTGAAGTTACTAGAAGCTGTTCTCAAAACCGGAAACCGTTTGAATGATGGGACTTTCCATGGTGGTGCTAATGCATTCAAGCTGGACACCCTTCTGAAATTATCGGATGTCAAGGGTGCCGATGGAAAGACCACATTGCTTCACTTTGTTGTTCGAGAGATCATCCGCTCTGAAGGTATCCGTGAAGCAAGGTTGGCCACGGAAAGTGGAACAAGTCCATCTACTAGTACTTCAGATGACAATGCCAATGGATCTCTTGAAGAAGATGGCGATTACTACTCCCGCCGTGGCCTTAAGATTGTTTCAGGACTCAGTACAGAGATGGACAATGTCAAGAGGGTAGCTGCACTAGATGCTGAAGCTTTGTCTGCCAGTGTGATGAACCTCAGTCATGAGTTGCTGAAATCAAAGGAGATCCTGAGTAAGATTGCAATGATAGAAGAAAAGAGTGGATTCCGCCACTCATTCGAAAGCTTTGTGGAATTTGCAGATAATGAGACAAATTTTTTGATGAAAGAAGAGAAGAGGTTGAGATCATTAGTGAAGAAAACAATCCGATATTTTCATGGAAATGACTCTAAAGATGACGATTTTCGGTTGTTTGTGATTGTAAGAGATTTCTTGGTGATGCTAGATAAGGCATGCAAGGAAGTTGGAGCATCACAGAAGGGTACAAATAAATCACGAAGCAATGGCAATGGCATCCCTACATCCCAGTCAATCCAACAGGAGCAACAGTTCCCTGCTGCTATAGATGACCATTCAGATAGTTCAGACTCTAACGATTGA